The following nucleotide sequence is from Nesterenkonia xinjiangensis.
CGTGACCCGACCCCGCGAGACCGGCATCCTGGCGAGGCTCGCGGCGCGCACCCGCGACTTCGATCGAGGACGCTGGGACTCCGGCTCACCGCAGGAGGAGCTCGTGCGCCGCTGACCGCCGGGAGGCGCGGGCCGCGCACCGGCCGCAGGACGAGAACTGCTCGCAACCACCGCATGCACCGCGCATGCACGGGAAAGGACGATGAGACCCATGGCGCACCAGGCGGCAGCGGGAGCCGATTCCGGCGACCCCACTGTGAGACCACAGGATCGAGAGTTCCTGAGGGACTTCCACCACACGTCCCGCTATGGCGCGACGCCGGCCGGTGGGATCGACCGCCAGGCGGGCACCGCAGAGCACGGCCAGGTGCGTCGCTGGTTCGAGGAGCGCGCCGGCCAGCTGGGGCTCAGCGTGGTCACCGACGCGATCGGCACCATCTATGCACTCCGTGAGTGGGTGCCCGGCGCTCCGTTCGTCCTCGTGGGGTCCCATCTGGACAGTCAGCCTCGTGGCGGGCGCTTCGACGGGACCTACGGCGTCGTCGCGGCCCTGCATGCGGTGGCCGCAGCTGATGCCGCAGTCTCCGCAGGACTTCTGGATCCGCGGTACAACGTGGCCGCAGTGGACTGGTTCAACGAGGAGGGTGCCCGATTCGCCCCGTCCATCATGGGGAGCTCGGTCCACGCGGGGATCCTGGACCTTGAGGTCGCCCTGCAGACCACGGATCCTCAGGGGGTCACCGTCGCCCAGGCCCTGGAATCCACCGGCCGCCGGGGGGTCGACCCCGCCCCGAAGGCCGCCGCCTATGCGGAGATCCACATCGAGCAGGGGCGACGCCTCGAGCGTTCGGGCGTGCCGATCGGGATCGTCGACCGGAGCTGGCACACCCAGAAGCTGCTGGTCAGCGTCATCGGAGAGCAGTCACACACCGGCGCGACGCTGATGGCTGATCGCCGCGATGCCCTGATCGCCGCCTCGCACGTCGTGGTGGCCGTGGAGGAGGTGGTCGAGGAGTTCGAGCCGGAGACCATCGTGACTTCGGTGGGGAAGTTCGACGTCCAGCCCAACTCTCCGATCGTCGTGCCGCGTCAGGTCGACCTCGTCGTCGATCTGCGGGCGGACCGGGCGAGCGACGTCGATCAAGCACGCGGTCTGCT
It contains:
- a CDS encoding M20 family metallo-hydrolase, with translation MAHQAAAGADSGDPTVRPQDREFLRDFHHTSRYGATPAGGIDRQAGTAEHGQVRRWFEERAGQLGLSVVTDAIGTIYALREWVPGAPFVLVGSHLDSQPRGGRFDGTYGVVAALHAVAAADAAVSAGLLDPRYNVAAVDWFNEEGARFAPSIMGSSVHAGILDLEVALQTTDPQGVTVAQALESTGRRGVDPAPKAAAYAEIHIEQGRRLERSGVPIGIVDRSWHTQKLLVSVIGEQSHTGATLMADRRDALIAASHVVVAVEEVVEEFEPETIVTSVGKFDVQPNSPIVVPRQVDLVVDLRADRASDVDQARGLLLERLQGIARRRDVEIEAQDFDVRPVQRFPADGVELAEKASRDQGVDSTVLATLAGHDSVPMNRIVPSVMLFVPSADGVSHCEREFTSDEDMVTGLRVLTGVVTRLVAGELADTASGGSDESGGAADDREDGRG